In Brachypodium distachyon strain Bd21 chromosome 2, Brachypodium_distachyon_v3.0, whole genome shotgun sequence, one genomic interval encodes:
- the LOC100836646 gene encoding lysosomal Pro-X carboxypeptidase — MHPPPRRLLLPLFLCLLPAVAWALLPPPRFPGPHARRAGVRDGVGGYEFDTRYFRQRLDHFSFSGGEESFQQRYLVGRAGGWAGPGGPIFFYCGNEGDIAWFAANSGLVWEAAPRFAALVVFAEHRYYGESMPFGSKEKAYNNSRSLAYLTAEQAIADYAVLLTDLKRNLSSESSPVVLFGGSYGGMLAAWMRLKYPHIAVGALASSAPILQFEDIVPQTIFYDIVSNDFKRESLSCFQTIKDSWKELDEQGNGQDGLLKLSKTFHLCQTLKTTGGLSDWLNSAYGFLAMVDYPMSSDFLMPLPSNPIKEVCRNIDKQLDGTSTLERIYAGVNIYYNYTGTVDCFDLDDDPHGMGGWQWQACTEMVMPMSSSESLSMFPPYEFDYASYADDCVKSFGVRPSPRWITTEFGGHNISAVLEKFGSNIIFFNGLLDPWSGGGVLKNISGSVVAIVAPLGAHHIDLRPATKEDPDWLVSLRESELGIISGWLSDHYGATATGALFKRAAAKASAAS; from the exons ATGcatccgcctcctcgccgtctgctccttcccctcttcctctgcctcctcccaGCCGTCGCGTGGGCGCTACTCCCGCCGCCCCGCTTCCCGGGCCCCCACGCGCGGCGGGCCGGAGTGAGAGACGGGGTCGGGGGCTACGAGTTCGACACCCGATACTTCCGGCAGCGGCTGGACCACTTCAGCTTCTCGGGCGGAGAGGAGTCCTTCCAGCAGCGGTACCTCGTGggccgcgccggcgggtgGGCGGGACCCGGCGGGCCCATCTTCTTCTACTGCGGCAACGAGGGCGACATCGCCTGGTTCGCCGCCAACTCCGGCCTCGTCTGGGAGGCCGCCCCGCGCTTCGCCGCCCTCGTCGTCTTCGCCGAG CATCGATACTACGGGGAGTCCATGCCATTCGGCAGTAAAGAGAAGGCTTACAACAATTCCAGGTCCTTGGCGTATCTGACAGCTGAGCAAGCGATTGCGGACTATGCTGTGCTGCTCACTGACCTCAAGAGGAACCTGTCCTCAGAAAGCAGCCCCGTGGTGCTCTTCGGGGGTTCATATGGTGGAA TGCTGGCTGCTTGGATGAGACTCAAGTATCCGCACATTGCTGTCGGGGCTCTCGCATCGTCAGCTCCGATCCTACAGTTTGAGGACATTGTCCCTCAAACGATATTCTATGATATTGTTTCAAATGATTTTAAG AGGGAAAGTTTAAGCTGCTTTCAAACCATAAAGGACTCTTGGAAAGAATTAGATGAGCAAGGAAATGGGCAAGATGGTCTCCTGAAACTAAGCAAAACGTTCCACCTTTGCCA GACCCTGAAAACCACGGGCGGGCTTTCAGATTGGTTGAACTCAGCATATGGTTTTCTGGCCATGGTGGATTACCCAATGTCATCAGACTTTCTCATGCCTTTGCCCTCCAACCCGATTAAGGAA GTATGTAGAAATATTGACAAGCAGCTGGATGGGACCAGTACACTGGAACGAATATACGCTGGAGTAAATATATACTACAACTATACTGGTACTGTTGACTGCTTTGATCTAGATGATGATCCTCATGGAATGGGTGGATGGCAATGGCAG GCTTGTACTGAGATGGTAATGCCAATGTCTTCCAGTGAAAGTCTTAGTATGTTCCCACCATATGAATTCGACTATGCTTCATATGCTGATGATTGTGTCAAAAGCTTTGGGGTTAGACCAAGTCCTCGATGGATCACTACAGAGTTTGGTGGCCAT aaTATTAGTGCAGTTCTGGAGAAATTCGGTAGTAATATCATATTCTTCAATGGACTTCTTGATCCTTGGAGCGGTGGAGG TGTCCTGAAGAACATATCTGGGAGCGTTGTTGCCATTGTGGCTCCACTAG GAGCACATCACATAGACCTGCGCCCCGCGACAAAGGAAGACCCAG